In Flavobacterium enshiense, the genomic stretch TTGAAAGAGAAAAAACCACATCCTCTTAATGGATTGAAAATTGTTGCAGATAAAAACTCCATGACAGTTAAATCTTTGACTGTAAACGAAAAGCCTCTTGAAGATTCTAAAACATATTATGTGGTTACATCTGATTATTTGTCAAGCGGCGGAGACAACATGAATTTCTTTAAGAAATCGGAGAAATCACATGATATGAACTACAAACTAAGGCATTTGATGATCGATTACTTCAAAAAAGTAGATACAATCCCAGTAATTACCTCAAAAAGAATTATCCAGGAATAAAAAATTGTACGATGAAAAGAAGAGCTTTTTTAAAAAATACCGTAGCAAGTTCAGCACTGTTAACCTTGGGAGGATTATCATTGAGCAGTTTCGATACCCCGGATTTGATATCGGTTAAAACCAAAAAACTGACCATACTTCACACCAATGATGTTCACAGCCACATCGACCCTTTTCCCGTCACTGATCCAAAAAATCCAAATCTGGGAGGCGTGGCAAGAAGAGCTGCGATCATAGAAAAAATACGAAAAGAAGAAGAAAATGTACTTCTGCTTGACGCAGGTGATATTTTTCAGGGAACCCCTTATTTCAATTACTATGGTGGCGAGTTGGAATTCAGATTAATGAGTATGCTTCAATATGATGTCGCCACTATGGGCAACCACGATTTCGATAATGGTTTAGATGGTTTTTACGCTCAACTGCCTCATGCAAAATTTGACTTTGTTTCTGCCAATTATGATTTTAAAAACACCATTCTGAACGGTCTTGTAAAACCATATAAAATCCTGCATAAAGACGGAATCAAGATTGGCATTTTCGGACTAGGGATTGAATTACAGGGATTGGTGAATAAACAACTTTACAAAGAAACTATTTATAACAACCCAGTAGAAATCGCCCAAGATATGACGCGCATCCTGAAACAGGAAAACAACTGTGACCTGATTATCTGCTTATCACACTTAGGTTATAAGTATCCCAATAATCCCGAAAAAGTCTGTGATGTAACTGTTGCGCAAAAAACAAAAGATATCGACTTAATCATCGGCGGTCATACTCATACTTTTCTTGACAAACCGGTGATTGAAAAAAACATTGAAGGAAAAGAAGTTCTGATCAATCAGGTAGGCTGTTACGGACTTAATTTAGGAAGGATTGATTTTTATTTCGACAAAAAGAACAAAGCAACATCAAATTCCGGCAGAAGCATTATAGTTTAGTTGTTTCTTAGGACTTTTCATCATCAGCACGCTACGATAAAAAATATACTGCGAAACAGAGAAAGCAGCAATTATCATAGGTCTGAAAATCGGAATTGAAACATAATAAAAATCAACCGCCACTAAAAACTGCATAAAAGTCGCAATGATAACACTTATCAGGATATATGTATTCACTCTGTCGGTGTAGATAAAATAGTTAGCCATAACCAAACCACCTATCGCTATTACCAGCGCTCCGTTAATTATAAAGAAGATGTATGCCTGACCTAAACTATCACTTATAAGTTC encodes the following:
- a CDS encoding bifunctional metallophosphatase/5'-nucleotidase produces the protein MKRRAFLKNTVASSALLTLGGLSLSSFDTPDLISVKTKKLTILHTNDVHSHIDPFPVTDPKNPNLGGVARRAAIIEKIRKEEENVLLLDAGDIFQGTPYFNYYGGELEFRLMSMLQYDVATMGNHDFDNGLDGFYAQLPHAKFDFVSANYDFKNTILNGLVKPYKILHKDGIKIGIFGLGIELQGLVNKQLYKETIYNNPVEIAQDMTRILKQENNCDLIICLSHLGYKYPNNPEKVCDVTVAQKTKDIDLIIGGHTHTFLDKPVIEKNIEGKEVLINQVGCYGLNLGRIDFYFDKKNKATSNSGRSIIV